The DNA window AAGTACAAAAGATTAGACCCAAAAAAAAAGGCacaaaagaagaacaagaacccTTCAAATTATTCAGTTTCCAAAGCAACGAATTTaatggaaaaaatcataaaaattcaagaattgggtttatatttatttatactgATATTGCAGTTTGTTTTAGGAGAATTCCATGCATGGAAAAAAGGATATAttgttacaaatttttttattgaataaaaaaatatagaaaaaaagaGAAGATTTATTTGGACGGCTAGGATTGAAGATTGATTTTGAGGATCCCTAGGATTTGTGAAACAAAAAACTGCCTTAAATTGTGTTTGTTTTATAAGGTTACACAACACAAGTGAAAGGGGAGTGGTATCTTGAAGCGTTATTGTTTTTTTGAGATTTAGCTCATTGTGATTCACTTCCATTGCAAATTTGCAACCTCTCTTATTATTGTTGAAAAAGACATTTATTTAATTCTATTTATtgctttttatttaatgttacccatttttattaggattttatttaattCATATGTAAATAGAAATATTTTACATTGTATTAGTCATTAGAGTTTGAATGATATGTATTTTGACTCaattacttttttaattttttttttatttcataacgttttttaaatattattttatggtAATTTTGATGGTGCTTGGATTTCTTGGAGTTATGTAGTTGAAAATCTCCCATGAAATAAAGATTAGGTAATTAATgagtaaaaatatatattttttatggatTAATTAGGATGTATTTGTTTTAAGGTTATCACAAATATATTTGGAATAAAATTGTTCTCacgtattattttttaatattatatttataagctaaataatttatttatttttaaaatgctcTTATATCAAATAAAGTTTCAAAgaacattatttataaaaataaaatttgaaattacaaaaaaaacctttaaaaatatctaatagtctatttaatatgtaataaAAAAAGTGTCAATTTAATATATGATTGTACTTAAAAAATACTTCAATATTtcaatatttcatatttcaatatatttaattatattaattcagattctgttttttttttaaatattttttacgtATAAAATTGTTTAAGTAATTTAAAAATATGCGTATATTTTATTTTGAGACAATTTATTAGATGTTAATATTTAATGACAATTGAAGAAAGGATAAATTATcggtattaaaattttaatatttttaataaatcttaaTCAGTTATAGATATGATTTTAGAAATTattaggatatatatatatatatatatatatatatatatatatatatatatatatatatatatatatatatatatatatatatatatatatatatatatatatatatatatatatatatatatatatatatatatatatatatcaattattttaattagtttaatgaTAAAGATTGATTAATAATATAGAATTTTTTAGATTGACACTATAGATGAATGAAATTCACATGAAAAGTAATTGATTTGATGAAGTCTAATATGCAAAgtgtttattataaaaaataatttaggtGACTAtcgatttaaatttttttacatttaatCAATCACAAATATCATTTGTACTACTATGTTAAATACATACTATGTTAAATACATAATATCATATTTTCTGTTACTTTTAAACAATCACAAAATATCTTTATCGTCAAAAGATTGAACAATTAGTATTTATTGCTAGGGTACattctttatattatttaaatcttTACATAACTTGATCTTCATCTAAAAATCAATATTTCTTGACTGTGTGATAGGTTGCTTCTATTAAGTACTGAATCTgaatcttttattattattacttttttaCTTTATGTTATTGTAtggatttttggtttttttttatttttttatttatgggTTGATTAGTAGAGATTTGCATTTCGTCAAGAAACAAAGTAGAGATTTGTATATCCCATATATTTTGGtaactaataaaataatttgGAAGAGACATGgaaattagattataaaattattcataatcaTACCTTAATGAATTcaccaaataaaaatcatatCTTTATGAAATGATTATAGGCAATCTCATGTAGTCTTTACTCAATTGAGAATATATACATTTATATTCATGAAATATGCTTACCAAATTAGTTTAGAATTATCCAATATTTCTATGTATACAATAATGacaattttttgaaaatcttAACCGGTGAAATTTGGTCTGCTGTTTATCTTAGTGATAAATGATAACCAATGAAAAAGTTAATATAATCCAAATTTGGTAATACTCTACCTGTTTTATAAtggcccatggtatttttatttttaatcactaATTACTAATTAGCATGCCCATTGTTATTAAATAGTGTGTTGAAGAATTGTTCTTAGAGCAAAGACCAAAGACATTTCACATTTGGTTATCATAAAAAATAAGCAAATAGCATTAATAGTAAGAATTATCAAGGGAATGTGTACTGAGAAAAAAAATTATCGAGATTGTGTAACCATAGTTGTTAacttaaatagtaaaattaaacttttgttttgtctaattttctaaattaataaattattatttacttttttttttgtgtaagcaagatggaATATATAGGAGAACTGAGGGTTCTCAAACCTGTTTACTCGGAAGGcgggaaaaaaacaaaaatccgccgaaaagaaattacaaaccaaatatAGCTATGAGAGAAAAAACAAAGGGTCTTTAGTAAACTCATAAAAACTATATATTGAGTGCGTAATTTCTCCGAAAAACGACCACTTTCATAACAAAGACTTGATATTCTAAACCGTATTATCAACAACCCAACCTTCATTGCGGAAGCAAAAATCGTTTCTAGACAACCAAAAAGTCCACAAAATAGCTAACCATATCACCCCACATTTTAACTTCTtttaaaatagggttaaatatgttttttgtccctataaaattacctaaagtggcttttagtccctataaaaataatattgatttcTTCAAAGCAGCTTGGACTGTGGTAGGAGGGGATGTTAAAAGGGCTATACATGATTTTTTTCACCCAAGAAAGGATGCACCCTGCTTTCAACTGTGCCTTGGTCACTCTTATTCCAAAAAAGAGTGATGCCAATAGTATGAAGGATATGCGACCAATTGCTTGTTGTACGACTATATACAAGATAATCTCGAAAATACTAACAGCGAGGCTCAGCAAAGTGATCCACAGGGTTGTACACTATAGTCAGTCTGCATTCATTCTTGGAAAAATTATACATGACAACATAATCATTGCACAGGAACTTCTGAGAGGGTACAACAAAAAATATATCTCGCCTAGATGTGCTATTCAAATggatgtacaaaaggcgtacgaTACGGTGGAGTGGGTAGCACTGGAAGGAATTCTAAATGAACTAAATTTCCCAAATCAGTTTATTCGTTGGATTATGCTTTGTATTAAAACTGTCTCGTACAGATACATGATTAATGGCCAGCAAAGTAGAGTGCTCAAAGCTAGACGCGGACTACGACAGGGTGATCCTGTCTCTCCCCTACTATTCGTGCTAGTGATGGAATACCTTCACCGATGTTTGGCGAAGCTGCAACACCATCCTGAGTTCAAATACCATCCAAAGtgcaaaaaattgaatattaccaACATTTGTTTCTCAGACGATTTGATTCTGTTTGCTCGGGGGACAAGACATCTATACAAAGCATGATGACAGAATTTCATAACTTTTCTGAAGCAACAGGACTGAGAGCCAATCCCACCAAATGCAAAGTATACTTTGGAGGAGTGCCTATTAATATCCAGCCGCAAATACTCGAGATTACAAAGTTTTCTGCAGGAAACCTCCCTTTCAAGTATCTAGGGGTCCCGATGACTAGTCGTAAACTAGTTGCTTTCCAATATGAACCGCTCATAGAGAAAATTGTGGGAAGGATCCGTCATTGGACAGCGAGACTGCTTAGCTATGCTGGAAGACTGCAGTTAATAAAGAGTGTTTTGTTTGCAATCACAGCGTATTGGATGCATGTTTTCCCGATCCCAAAAAAAGTGCTCCATAGAATTGAAGCTATATGTCGCACCTTCCTTTGGTCTGGAACTGACAATATCAACAGGAAGTCACCTATTGCATGGGACACAATTTGTTACTCTAAAGTGGCTGGCGGAATGAACATCACATCCTTAGTAGAATGGAATGTAGCAACGATTAGTAAATTGCTGTGGAACATTCAAGCAAAAGAGGATAAGATGTGGATTAAATGGATGAACGCATACTACATTAAGGGACACTCGGTACATAATTGGCAGGTAAAACCGAGTTGTTCATGGATGCTTAAGAAGATTATGCAATGCCGGGATAAAGTCTGTCATACGGCGTATTGGACCACTGCAGTCCACGACCAGAAGTACATTACAGCCAGGATGTATCGTGAACTTCGTGGTTTTCAAACTGATGTTAACTGGAAATATATTTTGTACCATAATGGAGCTAGACCCCGTGCACGGTTTATGTTATGGATGGCCCTCCATGGAAGAATTGCAACCAAGGATAGATTGGTAAGGTTTGGTATCAATGTTGGTGATAACTGCTGTTGCTGGTGTAAGAAAAATGAGACACTtgaacatttattttttaaatgtgaCACCACCCTAAGAATATGGATGGATCTGCTAGCTTGGCTGGGATTCTATAGACAACCAGCTGGTTGGAAGCGTGAAAAAGATTGGCTCATCagagaaacaaaaaagaaaggatGGAGAAATCAGATGCTAAAGATCCTAATAGCTGAAACGATTTACGAGATTTGGCGAAGGAgaaatgaaattattttctctAATAGCTCCAATGATAACCTTGTGGAGTGGATCAAAACGAATACTGTGGTGCGTTGTACTATGAAACGGAATTTAGGGGGACATGTGAATGTCAATACTCTTAGCATAGTTTAAGCTGTTTGTTGATTGGTAGACTGGATCGTTGAGATCGGCGTGTATGTAATTGTTTTTTGGCAATAAAATATCCtttcatttccaaaaaaaataatattgatttttagtccctataaaattacttttgcattcAGTTTTAGTCCttatagagggaccaaaaatgagtgcaaaagtaattttatagggactaaaagtcaatatttttttatagggactaaaagtcaaaattgatatttatagggaccaaaaacatatttaaccctttaaaatatatatttctaaaACTATAGCATTTTTACAACAACCTTTTTACAATTTTATGGAAGGTCATCAATATTACAAAGTAGATTAAGTAAATTAAACATATTATCTAATGAAAATGAAatgttataattatttatttttaaagttttaagagagaaaaatataaactataaattatcTAAATTAATCTAGACAAATAaagtttaaattattaaaaataagttataaatttaaaaaaatgacaaTCAAGTacttattaaatttaataaagaaatATTGGGTGCTATTACTCTTGAATGTAAACGTTTTATAAGTGCTTTATTTAAGAACTCTAATGTTAAGTTCGTTAAGAGACAAGTTAAGAGAGAAGTTAATGAGGTTGCTCATGCCTTGTCACGGGTGGTGTTAAAAAAACCTTAGATTAGAGTTAGAGTTGGTATCCGATCAAATCTATTTATTTTACTCTGCTTAAAATTGAACATTAAACGGTTTGCGTTTCACCCATGATTATTAATAGATTTTATATGATGTCCGAGTCTAGTTTGGATTAGTCCATGGACCTCTAGAccttaacaaaataaataaatacattattttttgtaaaaaataataattaaaaattcaattttttaaaacaaaaaaaagttatCATTGATTATTATATATTGAAATTTATAATCCTAAATTACTAACAACAAAATTCTTTAAAATATCTAaatctaatttttatatatactttaaatcaattatttataatatttatgtactcaataattatattttttattaataaaatctattataaataaaattataagatttaaaaatgtaattaattttaaaaatatttttttgaccgATTATGAATGAAGTCGCAAATCCACTTATTAAATTTGAATAATTCATCTTCTAAAACTTGAATCAAAATTTAAATGCGTTTTGAGAATATGCCAAATGTTCGGTAGACCCTTGGCATGTACCCCGAAAGTTTATAACTTCCATTAGATGAGGTCAACTCACTATTGTATAGAAGTGTTTTGCTTGTCACAAATGTGCAactttattctttttttctttctattttggcATCCAGAACAAAATTATTTGATATTCATTTCTAAATTTAAACAGACATAGCCTAAGAAAGTTGTGTTTGTTTTGTGAATCAGATGTATGCCTTAAACTTTAGCCACATATATTTATATAGGACAAATGCATAACAATGCAGTCCTAAGTGTTTACATCTTTTTTATGTAACCCCACCATTACTCTACAATCAATGAAAATTTACATATTTGCATTAATAACAAAGTTTGttactaaaaatattaacataTTTGTCATTTATGCTAAATGATGGAAATAGTGTATTTAACACATCATATATTTACACATTAAACATTATAGCTAGTTTATATGTCTTAAAATTCTTTTTACATTGAACAATGTTAGATGTTATGTTGAAAGATAGTATTCAACTGTGTTGAAGTAATCAGTTGAAATAGTAGGAGTCGACTGTAttcaataaaatcaaatataaaatataGTTATTATGTCGAAGTTTAACTTATAAATTTGTATTTTACACTTtctatgttttgagttttggtcgATTGGTAGAGTTTTGGACTTGGGCTTTAGTTGCCTATATAAAGGGCATAATATCATGTAAATAACAAATCATTTAATAAGGATTTCGTATTTCACAAATTCTGTTTATAGTTTTTCTcccttttctctcttcttcttctctcatcTTTTTTGAAAACCATAATTGTTCCAACAAATTGGTATCAAGGAGCACAAATTGCGATTAAGAGAGAATGTAATGGCAAACAGAATAACAACGTCAACGTAATTTTCAACGAAGCTACCGATTTTCAAAGGTGAGAACTACGAACGTTGGGTTGCCCAATTGAAGGCCGTCTTCATATTTCAAGATGTGTGTGAAATCGTAAACGATGGAGTACCGACATTTGAAGCGAATGCGGATGATGAACAGAAGATTCGACACAAGGATAAAAGGATTGAAACCACCCAAATTGTTGAACACGCCCAAACTGCCAACTCTACCAGGGGTATTCATAGACAAACTCTGCATGTGCAAACTAAATCCCAAAATTTGTAGATCAATCACCAAACTCACTCAGATGGAGATAACTTATCAACTTGAGAAGCTCGTATCCCAAAATTCTCACAAAGGCTGCAGGGAATCTGATGCAAATGCCCACGGTACTTCAAACTGAAACAAAATTGTTGGAGAAAGCCAGGTTCTGTACTTCCGGATTGGCCCGTTCACCAGAACAACTGTTTTTATTCCTTTTGGTAAATTCATAAGTCAAAGTAAAAtgtttttgtaattttcaaaaaacatggtagttattattttaacttttctgtttcaaaaattactatcaataaTAAATGAAATTTTATAAAGCAGAAAGAAATAAGATTACAAATAAatggataaaggctcaaaatttgttAATAGAATGGTAGTCTGCAAATGGAAAGATTCCatagatgattacaaagtttggaaaatggTAAAATCGTGAAAAAGATACATTGAAATACAATGACCATATTCTCCCTAGCAACTTTGAATCCCTGAGCCGAGGCTTCAGTTGAAAAGTGTTGAGCATGTTCTAATGAAGAGATCGTTGCtaatgatcaagtcttgtctgatgtagttacttgccatgaatccctaacttttgcctagatagccttttcaggttttcaatctaccgggataatttattctgtttatgtctctaacttttgcctagaccgcccttttaggttttcagtccaccgagacgctcatttttgcctaagtcgccctatCGGGTTTTCAatttagcgggttattcttttatttttctaggcgaagtatttcttgactacatcagcattcacaggacgtAGAAGCTCCTCACCTTCCATAGTTATAAGAATTAGTACACctccagagaaggctttcttaacaacatatggtccttcaaaattaggagccCACTTGCCATAGAATCAGAGTTAATAGACAAGacccttttgagcacgaggtcaccttctctgAATATACGAGGTCACCTTCTccgaatacacgaggtcgaaccttcttatcaaacacTTGCTTCATTATTTTCTGGTATAACTTTCCATGACACAAATCCGTCatcctcttttcttctatcaaattcaattggtcAAACCTACTCTGACACCATTCATCCTCAGACAACTTGGTTTACATTAACACTCACAATGATGGAATCTCGACCTCGACGGGGAGCGctacttccataccataaacaagaGAGAAAGGGGTGGTCCCTATTGAAGTTCAGGCGGATGTATGATACCcatgtaaagaaaatgaaagcATCTCATGCCACTCCTTGTATGTAACAACCATCTTCTGaataatcttcttaatgttcttatttgctgcttcaacatcCCCATttatctttggtctgtaaggagaagagttgtgacgtttaatcttgaagctttcacaaagctctctcatcatgctattattcAAATTTGAGCGGTTATCATTGATAATCCTTCTTGGTACACCATACCTAGAGATGATATTGTTCTTGATAAACAGGACCACAACCTGCCTGGTTGCATTAGCATAGGTTTTCGCTTCTatccacttggtaaagtaatcaatagccacaagaATGAAACGGTGTCCATTCGGAGCCTTGagttcaatcattccaatcatatcaatgtaCCACATATAGAAAGGCCATAGAGAGGTAATGACATTGAAAAGTGTTGGAGGCACATGGATTTTGACAGCATACACTTGAGACACTTCTTCATAAATttatagcaatcagattccattgtcaaccaataataACATGTTCTGAGCATCttcttagccatcgaatgtccattggcatgcgTACCAAATGAAtcttcatgcatcaacatgtcttccttgtgtctatccacgcatctgagcaagaccatgtcataattccttttgtaCAAAGCATTTGCATTAATGAATATGCTTCCAGATAGtcttctcaaagttttcttatctttattcgATGCCCTAAGTGGGTACTCCTGTGACTGGAGAAAATGTTTAATATCAAATACTTGCTCGTCTTCATATACTTTTAAttagctttttattttgaataagtaATATAACATAATTGGTATGGAGTAAAAACTTACACGTATAAGATCATGAGTTCAAATCTCACATGTTACACTTTggatttttcttttgttattattattttttttaaactgaaaagAAGATGTTATAAATCAAAAAAAGAGAATTACAAGGGTCACAAGgggggaccaaaccaaaaccCCTTAGGTAGAAATTCTATGCCTTGGGGTACCCAACTTGTCAAGCAAGAAATCTCTTTGAATATCTTCATGAACATAGTTAAAAAACCTTTAAGACTTATAAAACAGACTAATATTAGCCAAGTAATCAACACAAAAATTGCCTTCTCTATATATGTGTGTTACCATAAAGTTGATTCTGATCGAGTAGTTCCAGCACACTAGCCAACGAGAACGAAGTTTCCAAGGCACCAACGAGCAATTCTTAAAAGGAAACACTACATACATACAATCTGTTTCGATCCAAAGATTACTTATATTCCTTCTCTTAGCTTCTTCAATAGCCAAGATAGCAGCCATAAGCTCAGCAAATTCGGGGCCCTCCGAGCCAAAAAAGTAACAGAAGCTAAAAACGTGGTTAGCTTGATGACCACGACACAACACACCACAGGCAGCCATACTATGAGAGGCTACCCCATCAATGTTGCATTTCAACCAGCCAGCAATAGGAGGAGACCATAAAACCTCTTTTGTAACAACCTGCTTCTTGGGATGGATAAGGACATCAAGGCTCTTAAGCACCACAAATTTTTTCATAATCGAGTTTGAGACCTTGTGAGTGTTATTCCCAACAATTTTGGCATGGGCAGTGACAGTTCCAACACA is part of the Vicia villosa cultivar HV-30 ecotype Madison, WI linkage group LG2, Vvil1.0, whole genome shotgun sequence genome and encodes:
- the LOC131649679 gene encoding uncharacterized protein LOC131649679, with product MTEFHNFSEATGLRANPTKCKVYFGGVPINIQPQILEITKFSAGNLPFKYLGVPMTSRKLVAFQYEPLIEKIVGRIRHWTARLLSYAGRLQLIKSVLFAITAYWMHVFPIPKKVLHRIEAICRTFLWSGTDNINRKSPIAWDTICYSKVAGGMNITSLVEWNVATISKLLWNIQAKEDKMWIKWMNAYYIKGHSVHNWQVKPSCSWMLKKIMQCRDKVCHTAYWTTAVHDQKYITARMYRELRGFQTDVNWKYILYHNGARPRARFMLWMALHGRIATKDRLVRFGINVGDNCCCWCKKNETLEHLFFKCDTTLRIWMDLLAWLGFYRQPAGWKREKDWLIRETKKKGWRNQMLKILIAETIYEIWRRRNEIIFSNSSNDNLVEWIKTNTVVRCTMKRNLGGHVNVNTLSIV